One Lacticaseibacillus rhamnosus genomic window carries:
- a CDS encoding glycosyltransferase family 2 protein — translation MRQKTNPFISVVLPVYNESAGIGETLTELANYVRARPERYELIFVNDGSTDDSATQIKAAMAKNPTIRLVDFSRNFGHQLAITAGIRYASGDAVVVMDADLQDPPSVIPAMIARWQEGYDVVYGKRRKRSGETWFKKVTAETFYRVLKALTSVDIPVDTGDFRLMDRSVVNVLKQMNEHDPYVRGMVAWVGYRQIAVEYDRQKRTAGETHYPLKKMLHLAMNGITSFSTVPLTIANWLSGFFLLLAVAIVGISFFLGHLSLLTWVIATTLLVGAGITFSIGLLGNYIGRMFAQSRHRPLYIVADTYGFKTQTTQQQNYRYHALQN, via the coding sequence ATGCGACAAAAAACAAATCCCTTCATTTCCGTTGTCTTACCCGTTTACAACGAAAGCGCAGGCATTGGCGAAACGTTAACCGAACTTGCCAATTATGTCCGGGCGCGACCAGAACGGTATGAACTTATCTTCGTCAATGATGGCTCAACCGATGACAGTGCCACCCAGATTAAAGCCGCGATGGCTAAAAACCCAACCATTCGCCTCGTAGACTTCTCGCGCAACTTTGGGCACCAACTTGCCATTACCGCGGGCATTCGTTACGCAAGCGGTGATGCCGTTGTCGTCATGGACGCTGATTTACAAGATCCGCCAAGCGTCATCCCAGCCATGATCGCCCGCTGGCAAGAAGGCTATGATGTTGTCTATGGCAAACGACGCAAACGCAGCGGCGAGACTTGGTTCAAGAAGGTAACTGCCGAAACTTTTTATCGCGTGCTAAAGGCGCTCACAAGTGTTGACATCCCCGTCGATACAGGTGATTTTCGCTTAATGGATCGCAGCGTCGTGAACGTTTTGAAACAAATGAATGAACATGATCCGTACGTGCGCGGCATGGTGGCCTGGGTTGGGTATAGGCAAATTGCCGTAGAATATGATCGGCAAAAACGAACCGCCGGAGAAACCCATTATCCATTAAAGAAAATGCTACACCTTGCCATGAACGGCATTACCAGCTTCTCCACCGTTCCTTTAACAATTGCCAACTGGCTTAGCGGCTTCTTTCTACTACTGGCCGTGGCTATTGTCGGCATCAGTTTCTTTTTAGGTCATCTCAGCTTATTAACTTGGGTGATCGCGACAACGTTACTTGTTGGTGCCGGCATCACCTTCAGCATCGGTCTACTTGGCAACTACATCGGCCGAATGTTTGCCCAAAGCCGACACCGACCGCTTTACATTGTGGCTGACACTTATGGCTTTAAAACGCAAACGACCCAACAACAAAATTACCGCTACCACGCCTTGCAAAATTAA